From the Halarchaeum grantii genome, the window GTCGTTGAGCCCCGACCACGACCCACGCGAGATGCTCTCGCGGGATGAGCTCGGGATGGTGAACGAGCAAGCGATCAGAGTGGCGGGCAACCTCGATGGGTGGTCGCGGGCGGCGATCAGTCGGCGCCTCGCTCAGGCGGTGCTCGACGGCGCGGACGTCCCCACGGCCGTCCTCGACGTGAAACAGGCACTTGAGGCCGCACCTGGACAGGTCATCCCCATCGATCGGGTTGAGGACGTCGATCGTGGCGAGGTGAGCGTTGAGGGCATAGTCACACAATTGTGGGAACCCGCCAGTGCGAAAATCGCTCAAGTCGGATTGCTTGAGGACGAGACCGGCCGAATCAAGTTCACCAGCTGGGTGCGGTCGAACGCAAAGCACGTCGAAGAAGGCGAGCGCGTGCAGATTCGCGGTGCGAGCACGAGCTGGTACCAAGGCCGTGTCTCGATCGCGGTCACCGGCTGGAGCACCATGCACTTCCCCGAGCGCGAGGATTGGTGGGAGTAAGGCGACCAGCAGTCTCTCTCTTTTTGTCTGCCGGGCCGGACCCAAGCCCCGCCGCCCCACCCTCCGCTCCGTGCTCGCGTTGCTGCGCGCGCAGCCACAACCGGACTTGGAACAATTATCGAAGACGCACAGAAGATCCACCAACAACGATAGACACTCGAAGAGACACTCGCTACCGCTATGCAACCGAGGTGGGTGTCCTAACTAAAGACGAACCCTGGCTTAGTCTAAGTAAAGGTTATAATGTTCCGCTTGATTGATGTGAACATCTCGATGACGAAGAAGACTATCGGACAAAACACAGGCCATTCAGGTCGCGTGAATCTATCCGGCCCTGAACTCGAGAAGTTCGAGGCCGACGTCGGCGACGAGATCAAGGTCGATATCGCTGAGTCAAAAGATATCGCCCGCGCGATCATCCAGAATAGTGATCACGACGAGTTCGTCATCGTCTCCAAACCAACCACGGAGGACCAATCCGAATGAGCGACACCACGTACCCGAATCTCTTCGACGCCTGCACCCCTCGTGACGACGTCCTCGACGGAACACTTCAAGAGGACGAGTTCGCAGCGAGCCTCGCAACCGTCGCCCACGCGCGAGACGAAGCTCCGCCCGTCTACCGTGACACCGAGCTCTTCTTCGATATGACGTACCCCACGGACGGGCTCAAGACACTCCTCAGTAACCTCACAGGGCGCTTCCTCGCCAGCGGTGGCTACGACAGCAACGAGTACACGAGTAGCATCCTCTGTCTCGACACCCGCTTCGGTGGCGGAAAGACCCACGACCTCATCGCTTCCTACCACCTCGCGACCAACCCAACAGCGGCCAACGACTTGGGCCGCCATCTCCTCCCGGGTGACGAGGAGTTCGCGACGGCCTATCAGGACGCCGTCGCGGACGGCCTCGACGTCGATACCGCCGTCTTCGTCGGTGGACACGTCGACGCGCAGAACGCCCGGAGCGACCGGACTGACCCGAACGCACCGAACACCCGGACGATGTGGGGGGAGATCGCCTATCAGCTCTACGGCGTCGAGGGCTACGAACTCCTCAAGGAGTACGACCAGGAGCGCAACGCACCCGGGCAGAACACCCTCAAGGACCTCTTCGACCTCGGTGATGGTCCCGCTCTGGTGCTTGTGGACGAGATCGCGGCGTATCTCGAGAGTGCCTCCGCGGTCGAAGTCGGCAGCGCGACGCTCGCGAGTCAGACGCTGAGCTTCGTGCTCTCCCTTCTCGAGACGGCGTCCGAGTCGGACGACGTCACGATCGTCTACTCGATCGCGGACACGGCCTTCGAGGAGGAAGCGGAGGACATCCGCGGCCTCATCGACGAACTGAACCAGATCGGTCGTCGGCAGCACAAGACGGTCACACCGACTGACGAGAGCGAGGTGGGACAAGTACTCCAGCATCGCCTCTTCGAGGAGATTAACGGGGACGCCGCGGCGTCGGTCGCGCAGTCGTACTTCCAGTTCTACACGAACAGCGAGCGCCAGTTCCCGCAAGAGGCGACCGACGCGAGCTACGTCGACCGCCTCGAACGCGAGTATCCCTTCCATCCGACCGTCATCGATACGCTCACTGAGAAGATCGACACGATCCCGAAGTTCCAGCGTACGCGTGGTGCACTAAAACTCCTCGCGCGCGCCGTCTACTATCGGTGGAACAATCAGCCCGAGCACTTCGAACGCCACTGGCTCCGCCTCTACGATCTCACCCCCGCAGACGACGCCCCGAGTGGCAGCATCAACTCGACGCTCCACGAGTCGCTCTTCGAATTCGTCGACCTCAGTTCGGCCGTCTCCGCAGACATCTACACCGAAGACGGAACCGCTCACGCCCAACTCGAAGACCGGAAATGGACGGAGAAAGGCATCCCACCGCTCGGCTCTCACATGACGACGGCCGTCCTCTGGCACAGTCTCGCCTACGGTGAGCAGGCCACCGGTTTCACGCGTGCGGAGATGAACGAGACGCTCGGCCATCCTGGGATTCGGTTCGACAACTATGACTCCGCGCTGGACGCGCTCGGGGGGTCAGACATGAGCGTCGCGTGCTACTATCTCTACGACGAGGAGCGCGTGCGCTTCAAATCCGACCCGAACCTCATCCGGATCATCGACCAGCGCGTCGACAACACTCCCGACGCGCAGGCACGCTCCCGGTTCGAGGCCCGTCTCGAGAGCGAGACCGGGACGGGCGCGTTCGAGCCAGTCCTCTACCCCGAGTCCCCCGCAGACCTCCCGGACAAGGCTTCGACACCGCAGATCGCCGTGATGCACATGGACACGGCGCCGGTCACCGAGGACCTCCTCACCGACGAGGGCAACGAGGAGTCGATCCCGGAGAAGGTGCAGTCGCTCTACCAGAAATCCGCCTCGAAGCAGGGCGGTGACGTCCAGAGTCGCGTCTATAAGAACTACGTCCTCTTCCTCGCACCCGACGACGAGCGCGTGCGGAGCGCCGTCGACGAGGCCCGCCACCTGGAAGCGATCGAGGCGCTCCTCGACAACTCGCAGCGGACGGCCGACCTCTCCGACGAGCAGTTGGAGGATCTCAAGGAACGCCAGCAGGAGAAGTACGGCCTCCTCGGCGAACTCGTCCGTGGCGTGTATCGCCACCTCTACTACGTCGACCGCGACGGCCTCACGCACATCACGATCAACGCGACCGAAGCCAACGGCGGAACGAGTCTCGTCCACGCTGTCGAGGAGACGCTCGAGGATCGACTGATCAAGGCGGACGCTGATGCAAAGGGTGTGGCGTTCTTCAAGCAGAAGCTCTGGCAGCGCACCCAGGACTCGATGACGACCCAGCAACTCGTCGAGCAGTTCGCGAAGAAGCCCGGACTCCCCTACCTCCTGAGCACGAAGCCGCTACGGAAGACCGTCGCGAAGATGGTCGACGAAGCCGGATACACGTACTGGGACAGCGAGGCCGAACTCGCCTACTGGGACGGTGAGTCCGCGGACGAGCCGGAGAACTGGTCGAAGCGCTCGCCGTTCGCTGAGTCGCCGGACGTCCGCACCACGATCTCCGATACGGACGTGAAAATCGGTTCGGAGTACGTCGTCTACACGAGCATCGAGGCGCTCCTCGACGTCCACCATGACCCGATCCGACCACCGGAAGCGACGAAGGTCGAGTGTGCCGAGGATGGCTGCACGACGATGGTCGAGCCGTCCGGTGACGGCCCCGCCTACTGTGCGGAGCACGAGGAGACCACGACGGCGACCTGCGAGAGTTGTGGCCGGGAGTTCGAGGAGAGCGAGTTGAACGCGGCGGGCCTCTGCCGGGAGTGCGCCCAGCCCTCGGGGTGGGAGTCCTCGACGAGTCAGATGGCGGCATCGCGGGCGTTCAACGAGATTCGAACGCACGCGCTCTCGAAGTCGCCGGCGGACGGCACTCCGGGAATCTCCCAGGTGACAGTCGAAGTGATGGGGGAGGACCGCCTCTCGAAGGGGTCGTTCATCGCCCAGCGGGGCGCGTTCACCGACCGCGAGGAGCAGGTGTCCGTCCGGATGAACTACGACGTGAAGACTTCGACGGGCTCGACGTACAACGCGAGCTATCAGGGGAGTCTCACGGACTTCTCGCGCGTGACGAACCAGCCAGACCCCTTCGGGGAATCAGTCAACGTCACGCTGAAGTTCCGGGTCGACTTCGAGGAACCCGAAGCGATAACTGACGCCGAGGACGACGTCCTCGCGGAACTCCAAGCGGGCCTCGGCGAGACCAATATCGACGTGAAAGTTCAAGCCAGAGGACCGACCGAAATACCCGCAGAGGTCACTCAATGACACCACAACTCGACCCGGCGAGCGCGGGCACGGCGACCGAGGACGCACCAGCCTCCTCGTTCGGGAGTAGCGTCTACGGCGGTCGTCCGACGTTCGCGCTCGCCCGGCGCGAGAGCCAGAAGGGCGGTGCGGTCACGCTCTACGAACTCCTCCCGAGTGAGCAGGCGGCCGCGCGTCGCGACCGACTCGAACGCCGCGGGCGCTCACTTCGCGTTGAGGCCTTCGCGGACGTCTTCGAGGACTCGACGGACGACGTCCTGACGCGGTGGTCGTGGGGGGAGTGGGCGGCCGTGAAGGTCGCCCGCCTCGACGGTGGGCGCTTCCGCGCGCTCGTCCCCCTCCTCCAGGAGACCCTCGACGGCGCCGGCCTCGACCACACCACCGTCACCGGAAGTGGTACTGGCGACGTCTTCCTCCCCGAGACCGTCGGCGTTCGACTCGCGCTCGCGTTTCGGGGCATCAAGCCCATCCAGCGCGTCGACCGCATGCGTGCCTTCTGCCGCGGCCTCGCCCGCATGAGCGACGAAGAATGCTACTACTGGCACGCCAAGTGTCGCGCCCCGTCCAGCCCGAACGGCGAAAAAGCACTCCGGACCCTACTCACTGATCATCTATGACTGACCACGACGACGACCTGAAACCGCTCGCGATTGAGGGCGAACTACCCCTGAAAGCCGTCGGGATCGAGAACCTAAAAGAGGGGAACCCGAAACATATGCCCCCCCACCGGTATCTACATCCGTGGTTCGCTCGACGGCCCACTCCTGCAAGCCGATTAGCGATATTAGCGTCAGTATTACCGAAGGGTTTTGACCATGATGAATTATTACAGCTGATGCAAATCGGCCCCCGGGAAGGCGTATCCAATATTGCAGAGTACGTGGAGTCAAAAAAGGCTACAGAAGACCAGAGAAGTGGGAATCTGGAGAGCCACTATGGTTATCCGAGACCATTTACGCGGTCGCCGACTGAGACTCAGAGAGAAGCTTTTCATTCTGAGGTTGAAGAATTGTGGGGGGACTTACCGACAGTTCTGGATCCAACCGCAGGTGGCGGTGTAATACCCTATGAGTCCCTTCGATATGGTCTACCCACCAAGGCAAATGAACTGAATCCAATTCCAACTCTTATCTTGAAGGTTCTACTTGAGTACGCACCATCTGTAGGTGGCCTCAGGCAAGAGCTGGAATATTGGAGCAAAAAAATCGATCAAAGTGCTACCCAATCAATTTCAGAATTTTTCCCGTCGAAAAAAGAAGGCAGAGAAATAGACTGTTATATTACTACAAATGTTATCTCATGCCCCACCTGTGGTAGCGATATTCCTTTGGTCGCAAAGTGGGAAGTGAGAACAAGAAAGGGTGCTGAAACGATCGTCGTGAAGCCAGAGGTACTTGATAACGGATCGGTTAAATATGAGTGCCTAACTGACCCCTCTGAAGAAGAATTAAATGGATATGACCCCAGTAACGGTCCTGTTTCGAGAGGGGGGGATGCCGAATGCCTTGATTGTGGAGTCGTCACCGAGAGTGAGGAGGTCAGAAACCGATTCGAGAGTGGAGACTATACGTATGACACATACTGTGTTCGTTATATCGATTCGGATGGGAATTACAAATTCAGGTCGCCTGAGAAGATTGATGAAGAGGCTTACGAAGCTACGGTTGAACATGTCGAGTCGGACTACGAGATGTCCACTTTCCTGAATACAGAGATACCAGCGGGTGAGAAAACCACTGAGCCACGAGAGCATGGTGTTACTCAGTGGAGAGAAATATTCAGCCCTCGGCAATTAGCCTCTCACTATGAATATCTGAGAGCTTATCAAGAGTGCATAGATGATATTCGGGAAAAATATGACGAGGAGAAGGCCGAGGCAATTCTGGTGATCCTATCACTCGCCTCCGGAAAGATGATCGATTATAATTCCAGGCTTTCTCCTTGGAATACGAGCAGAGGCATCCCATCAAATGCCCTCGGCGGGAAACATTTCTCATTACAAAAATCATTTGCTGACGTTAATATGGCAACAGTAGGTATCGGTAGTTACCAGTCTTCAGTCAGACGGTTGGTAGACTCATATCAGGACATAGTAAACTATCTCCCTAGCGGTTCACAGACAGGTGAGGTCACCTCACGGGATGCTGCGAATCTTCCTTATTCAGATGGGGAAATTCAGTCTGTCGTAATCGACCCACCATATTATAGCAGCATTATGTATGCCGAACTATCCGATATATTTTATGTTTGGCTTAATGAATACGTTGGTGAGCTATTCCCAGAATATTTCGATTCTGACTTAAGCGACAAGGATAATGAGGCAGTTGCCAACCCGAGCCGTTTTGAGGCTGTTGCAGGTTCTCAATCTTCAAAGAAAGAACTCGCTAGCCAATTCTATGAAGATAAAATGAGTGATATTTTCTCAGAAGCTTATCGGACACTAGAGTCTGGGGGGGTTATGACGGTGATGTTCACGCATAAAGAGACTGATGCATGGGACACACTAACGATGTCCCTTATCCGGTCCGGATTCATTATCACGTCAACTCATCCGATTACCAGTGAAATGCCAACCAGAATTGATACCCGTGGGGGTGGCTCAGCCGATTCTACTCTCCTCCTCACGGGTCGCAAACCCCACGAGGAACGCGATCCGGAGAACGCGGTTCCGACCCTCTGGAGCGACGTCGAGGCGGATACCCGGGAGGCCGCGAAGGAGGCCGCCCGCGACCTCCTCGAATCCGGTGTCTCACTCACGAAGACGGACGTGATCATCTCGGCGTTCGGGCCGACACTCAGAGTCTTCGCGGACGCCTACCCGGTCGTCGACGACGAGGACGAGGAGGTGCCGCCGCGGAAGGCCCTCGAAACGGCGCGGGAGGCCGTCACCCAGATTCTCGTCGACGAGTACCTGGAGGGGATGGACGTCGACAATCTCGACGACGTCACGGAGTGGTACATCCTCTGCTGGCTCGTCCACGAGTCCGAGACGTTCGCCTACGACGACGGCCGCCAGCTCGGTCTCGGGATCGGCGTCGACATCGACGACATCAAGCGCTCGACGAAGACGTGGCGCAAGAGCCGCGGCGACATCAGCCTCCGCGGGCACGACGGCCGGGTGCAGAACATCAACGAGAAACCCGAGGATCGCTCCAGCCGGCTGCCGGTCGACCCGGACGACCTCTCGTTCCCGCGCGCGCTCGACGCCGTCCACGCCGCGATGCACGTCTACGAGAAGAAGGGCGAAGCCGCGACCGTCGAGTGGCTCCGCGAGCGAAACTTCGACACCGACGCCCAGTTCAAGGAGACGCTGAAGGCGCTCCTCCAGGTGCTGCCGCACAACCACGAGGACTGGGAACTCGCCCGTGACCTCGCGGTCGGTCGGACGAGCGACGTGCTCAACCTCGACTTCAGCCCGAACGTCTTCGCCGAGAGCGGAGACGAGACGAAACAGACCGAACTGGGCGAACACGAGAACTGACGACGACCACAGATCCCCCATATCACATGCTCTCCGAGATATTCGACGATTGGAGTCTCAGCGACGCACACCTCCTGCGTACGGACATACGCGGGACCGAATACGAACCGATCGATGTCGAGGCCGCGGCGTCGAGAGCGAGAGAGGAACTCGACATTCGCGTCCCGGAGAAGAACGGGTACGCCGTTCCGCTGTTCGAGAAACACGAGCCGGTACCGACGGACGAGTACGTCATCTACCGACCCGAGAAGGGACACATCGGCTGGTACGACTCGGGGTTCGGTATTGGCGGCGCCGAACGGTTCGCCGACTGCGAGCGGCTACGTGAGAATGAGATCGGACACCGACTGCGGTTCTGGCTCGACGAACACCGCACCAACGTCGAACTGGACGTCGACGAGGCAGACCTTCCCGACGAACGAGTCCATCCGACCGATCGGCTCAGCGAGGACGCCCGGCGCGGGTTCTTCGACGATTTGAGGGGCTTCGTCGACTCCGAACGGGAGGCCGAACGCCAAGGGAACTGGGAGCGATACGAGGAGATCGGTCTTGAGGACTCCATCCAGCGAAATCAGGTTTCGGGTCCGTTCATAAGCCTCGGATCGACGTCCAGGGAAGGCGAGACCCTGTACAGGTACCAGTTCGCGGACGACGAGGACCAAGATGACGAAATCGTCGTCGACCTTCGCGACGACGAGGGAATATTCCCCGGGAACCGATGCATCCTCGACATCGAATCCGACGACCAGCATTTCCCGATCGAAGCCGAGGTCCGTTCGGTCACCGACCCCCAGATCACGATTCGGCCCGTCTGGGATAGAATTCCCGACCGGAGCGTAGTCGAGAAGATCCTCACCAGCAACGACGCGGAGGTGTGGCTGCACGAGCTACTGAATCCGGTTCCGTACGATAGGCGTATCGACGCGATCAATCAAGTCGAGCAGAACGACCGAAAGCGGGACCTGTTGACCGGCGACCGTCCCATCGAATACTCCGTCAACAAGTACGCCCCACCGAACCCCGGACTCGAACTGAACGAGTATCAGCAACTCGCCCTCGTCTGGGCCGATAGTGCGGAAGACGTCGTGTGCATCCACGGCCCACCGGGGACGGGAAAGACTCGAACCCTCACCGCGTACGTCAGGCACGCCGTTTCGCGTGGTGAATCCGTCCTCGTGACCGCCCACTCGAATCAAGCCGTCGACAACCTCCTCGTCGGCGACAGTTCACTCGGAACGCCGGAGGATGGGACGCTCCACGCGATGGCACAGGACGACGACGTCGACCTGTCCATTGCACGCGTCGGGAATAACTCCCGGAGCCGGGTCGTTCAGAACCACTACACTGGTCGCTCGACGAGCGAAGCCGACGTCATCGCCGCGACGACGAGCGGCACCGCGACCTTCGACCAAGACGAGTTCGATGTCGCGGTCGTCGACGAGGCGACACAGGCGAGCCGGCCGGCGACCGCGATCGTGTTGAACAGCGCCGAAAAGCTCGTCTTAGCCGGCGACCACAAGCAGCTGACACCGTACTGCGCCGACGAGACGAAGAAGGAAGAGGACATGCACATCTCGTTGTTCGAGTATCTCCTCGAACGGTACGATGGCGCGCTCTCGGTGCTGTTGGAGAAACAATACCGGATGAACGAGGAGATCGCCGCGTTCCCCAACGAGGCGTTCTACGACGGGAAACTCAAGACCGCCGACCGGAATCGCGACTGGTCGATATCCGACCTCAAACCGTTCATGGGAGTCGACATCGACGGACGGGAAAAGACACCGAGCTACGGGAATTCGTACTATAATCCGGACGAGGCTGAGGCGGTCGCAAAGCAGGTACAACTCTTAGCACAGAGCGGAGTTGCATCGGAGGACATCGGCGTCATTTCCGCGTATAGCGGGCAGGTATCCGAGATACACGATCGGGTGAACCGACTCGACATCGAGGACCCGCGAGCGGTCAGTGTCGACACCGTCGACTCGTTTCAGGGTGGGGAGCGAGAGGCGATCATCGTCTCGTTCGTCCGGAGCAATGATGACGGCTATAGCGGCTTCTTGGAGTTCCCCGACGAGGGCCCGCGACGACTGAACGTCGCGCTAACGAGAGCACGGAAGCGTCTCGTATTGGTCGGCAACTGGGAGACGTTAGGCACGTGTGCGCCCCACCGGTCGAGTGGGGAGAGCTGTGCTGACCTCTATGAGAATCTGGCGGACCACATTCGATCGCGTGAGAGAATGCTCTCGATGAAAGAGTGAGCGTTACTCCTTCACACTGACTCGTCGACCAACGAGATATCCTTGTTCGGCCTGGAGGCGGACACGGATCGTTTCGCCAACCGTACCGCCCTCGATGTGCACTTGGTGGTTCTTGTAGCGCCCCATCGTATCTCGGGTACCACCGTCAGACTTGATCGTCACTTCAACTACCTCCCCTTCGATCTCGGATTGTGAGACTCCCGTACCCGAGGAGCGGGATGAGCGCGACGTCGTGTTCGACTGGTCATTGCTGACTTCTGCGTTCGATCGCCGATACGATTCTTCGGATTGGACTTCGCCGTCGACGATGACGTTACTGTTCTTTCGAGCGCGGTCGTGGAACGTGCCTTTGCTATCACCGACGTCACCTGGCATCGACTCCCCAGTATCGTACGCCGGGTCGTTGCGGTGACCGTACCCGTAGCGATCCTTGTTATCTCTACTCATACCAGTAATGTGTACCTTCTTTCATATATGTCTGCGGGATATATTCGCTTTAGATCAGTACTGTATTCAACCGACGACGACAGAACGGTAGAATCAATCCCGATGACATGATTTGGGGCCGTTGACGCCTTCAGGATGCATTTCTCTTTACTCCGTGGTCTGTTTCACACAACGAGGATCGGGAGTCCGGTCGCTACTTAGCCTTGGCTAGACGAGCGATGTTCTCAACTCTACATTCATTCCGAGCGTCTTTGCCGACAAGGTCGACGTAACGCGATAGAGCGGTCTCGAAGACTACTGACCGTCTAACTCCCCATCTTCCAGAGGTCTGGCATTATCAGATTCTCCGCCCGTATCGAGGAATTCTGTCTGTGAATCGGTGGTTGCGATATCGTCCATGAACTCCGGCATTTCGAGTTCCTCATCTCCAAGCTCGTCCGCCTCGATTAGTGGGGAGTCGAGTACCTGCTCGTATTCGGCGCGTGCATCGCGATAGGTCTCGAAGCGATCCTGGAGCGGCGATAGCACCGCAGCGTCCTCCGTAAACAACCCCAGTAGCTGTCCCGAAATCGAATACCACATCGCCGCGAAGACCGGATTCTCAGCACGTCCGAGCTCCTCACCAGCAGCTTCGATGAACTGGATGACCCACTCCGAATCATCCGCCATGCGACTCGCGAACTCACCGATTCCACCGAGAACCTCCATGAAGAGGTCGTCCTGCATCTGAACGAGCGAGGTGCGAACCATTCCATCCTCACCGGCGTCATCAATCATCGATCCCACCCGTGACTCAAGAGCAGTCTCGACGTCGACGTTCGACTCAAGCGTGTCGAGGAACGTGCGGCACTCAGCGAAGAATCCGAGGGCGACTTCGCGGTCGAGACCATAGGTTTCGAGAACATCGAGAATCTCCTTCTGCTGCTCTCGCTTCTCCTCCTCGGTCGTAGCCTCACGATATATCATGACTCGACAGAGCATTTCGAGCCCATCCTGTACCGCCGCACCATCTGGTTCGTCGAGATAATCTGTGAACTTGTCTTCCTGAATCTCTTCAAGGACAGACTCATAAATATCGTAAGCAGTTTTCTCAAACTCGACTGGGCCTCGTGAACGGACCTGACCACGGAGAAGATTGATGAGAAGGAGACCAACGCGATAGTCAGCTTCCTCGCCCTCCTCGACCTCCTGTTCAGCGAACGTCTCGTAGAAACGGTCGATCTCCGGAACCAATAGTCGACTATGGTGGTCGAGAGGGGAATAGGGAGCAAAGCCCATTACGAAGTTCAGACGCTCTCCCGGACCAAATCCGAGCTGTTCAATCTCCGACGCGAGCTCTGTGGGAGACGGGTTCTCACCGAGAAGGTTTTCCAGATGAATACCGGCGAACGTACTGTACGCGAATCCTTGAAGAGGCGCCAGCTGGGACGTGTCCTGTTCGGCGAACGCCTCGTGCGCGTAATACTGGAACGCCGCTCGATGAGTCGTGTCGGTCTCATCTGTTCGCTCGTAGAGGAACTCTCGGAACAGTGGGTGTACGTCATAGACTAACAGTCCAGATTCATCCGACCGCCCGAGTTCCCGGATGATGATTTTCTCGCGGAGGCTCTCGAGTGTCTGTCGAACCTCGCTCCTCGAGAAGTCATCAAGGATGTTCGTACAGAGTTCTGCATCCAGTTCAATGAGTGGAGACGTATAGCGGAGGAACGTCTCTTCACGCTCACTGAGCGACTTGAGGTACTGTTTCTCGATGTAATCATAGACGTCGTCGCGGATCTGGAGTTCAGGCTCTGTATCTGAGGTCTCGATGAGAAGGTCGAGATAATAGGGATGGCCATCGACAGCAGAATGAATCTCCTCGATACGGGACTCAGAGATACCCTCGAACGCATCCCGGAGGATTATACCGGATTCCTCTAGGTCGTACATTTCGAGTTCTATCGAACATGCGGCCCCATCGTATGGGATACGGCCCGTCGTCACGAGGCGAGCTGCGGGACCAAGCGCCTCAGAGAGTTCTCTAAGGAAATCACGAGTCTGCTCCGGCGAGTCAGGAGCGATCTTGTGCACGTCCTTCAGATAGAGGACGAGTGGATCGCCGATTGAGAGATTCTCCGTGAGCAATTGGAGTTTCTTGAGATGCCGAGAGCGATCATCCAACTGGACACCCACGGAGAAGTTCCATATTCCGAGGTCTACACCGGTAACCTGATTTTTGAACGATTGGATGACGCCCGCAGCGTCCCGCGCCCCAGCCAATAGGTCCTGGGCGATAACGTCCGGCGTGTGCCCCCGGCGAACAGTTACACCACGGACTCGCGATCGATCCTCGAGATCTTCCAGCACGTCATCAAGGAACTGATTAACGCCGACTCCAGGTTCGCCGTAGAGGTGGACGGTCTGTTCGCCAGCGTGGATCGCCTCATGAACGGTGTCCAGTTCATCAGAGCGAACGTTGGATCTCAAGATACATCTGGGAACGAGATACACTTACAAAAACCTAGCCGTGTTGAAACCTTCTCCCGGTCACAGAGCCACTGTGCAAGCTACAGAGGAGGTTATTGGAAATCCGTAGTTTAAGGAATCTGTTCTCGGACTTGAAGCAGCGCGTACCCGACTCCCAACCACAAGGCTAGCGCGGCTAAGAAGCCAAGTATGGCACTTACGAGCATACTCACTAGAGCTGGTACTTCAATAATAAATCCTTCTCGCCAAGAGTCTAATTGAGTCCAAGTGTCGGGGACCCAGAAGGTGGAACCGACGCAGAGGTGGTGGTTAAGTATCAGCCCCGAAAACGATGAGCCATATCACCGATGGCTGAGCTCCCGGAGTATGACTGGCAGTCGATTTATGAGAGCCAACCCGCGACTACCGGCTCCAATCTCGTCAACGAGTTCTATATCCCCGCACTCAAGCGCAGCGTTCAGTACGACCGTGTCGCCGGTTACTTCTCGAGTAGTGCGCTCGCCGTTGCGGCGCGTGGGATTCACGCGCTCGTCGAGAACGATGGCGAGATGCGGCTCATCGTCGGTGCAGAGCTCTACGAAACGGACCGCCCGGTTCTCGAAGCCCTGACTGACGAACTCGGCGAGGACTTGGACGAACTCGACGACGAGCAGTTGAACGCCCGCCTCCAACTACTCGCGCATCTCCTTCGCGACGGCCGCCTCACCATCAAAGTCGCCGTTCCCCGCCGAGGCAACTGGGGGATCTTCCATCCGAAAGTCGGGATCTTCCATGATAACGCGGAGAACGCGATATCCTTTGAGGGGAGTGTCAACGAGACCGCGGGTGGGTGGGAGCGGAACTACGAACGCTT encodes:
- a CDS encoding DNA-binding protein, translated to MSSNNASGKVVSVDEQAFEDIERETVDEDGFTVVAATPAFQATVQEETQAKVDANHPEGIADADQERIPGVTLAQEERIQAREAELERISAQAELGEQEGRAERARDVAAERSAAWNREFDRRAASVDRSLSPDHDPREMLSRDELGMVNEQAIRVAGNLDGWSRAAISRRLAQAVLDGADVPTAVLDVKQALEAAPGQVIPIDRVEDVDRGEVSVEGIVTQLWEPASAKIAQVGLLEDETGRIKFTSWVRSNAKHVEEGERVQIRGASTSWYQGRVSIAVTGWSTMHFPEREDWWE
- a CDS encoding ATP-binding protein, whose product is MSDTTYPNLFDACTPRDDVLDGTLQEDEFAASLATVAHARDEAPPVYRDTELFFDMTYPTDGLKTLLSNLTGRFLASGGYDSNEYTSSILCLDTRFGGGKTHDLIASYHLATNPTAANDLGRHLLPGDEEFATAYQDAVADGLDVDTAVFVGGHVDAQNARSDRTDPNAPNTRTMWGEIAYQLYGVEGYELLKEYDQERNAPGQNTLKDLFDLGDGPALVLVDEIAAYLESASAVEVGSATLASQTLSFVLSLLETASESDDVTIVYSIADTAFEEEAEDIRGLIDELNQIGRRQHKTVTPTDESEVGQVLQHRLFEEINGDAAASVAQSYFQFYTNSERQFPQEATDASYVDRLEREYPFHPTVIDTLTEKIDTIPKFQRTRGALKLLARAVYYRWNNQPEHFERHWLRLYDLTPADDAPSGSINSTLHESLFEFVDLSSAVSADIYTEDGTAHAQLEDRKWTEKGIPPLGSHMTTAVLWHSLAYGEQATGFTRAEMNETLGHPGIRFDNYDSALDALGGSDMSVACYYLYDEERVRFKSDPNLIRIIDQRVDNTPDAQARSRFEARLESETGTGAFEPVLYPESPADLPDKASTPQIAVMHMDTAPVTEDLLTDEGNEESIPEKVQSLYQKSASKQGGDVQSRVYKNYVLFLAPDDERVRSAVDEARHLEAIEALLDNSQRTADLSDEQLEDLKERQQEKYGLLGELVRGVYRHLYYVDRDGLTHITINATEANGGTSLVHAVEETLEDRLIKADADAKGVAFFKQKLWQRTQDSMTTQQLVEQFAKKPGLPYLLSTKPLRKTVAKMVDEAGYTYWDSEAELAYWDGESADEPENWSKRSPFAESPDVRTTISDTDVKIGSEYVVYTSIEALLDVHHDPIRPPEATKVECAEDGCTTMVEPSGDGPAYCAEHEETTTATCESCGREFEESELNAAGLCRECAQPSGWESSTSQMAASRAFNEIRTHALSKSPADGTPGISQVTVEVMGEDRLSKGSFIAQRGAFTDREEQVSVRMNYDVKTSTGSTYNASYQGSLTDFSRVTNQPDPFGESVNVTLKFRVDFEEPEAITDAEDDVLAELQAGLGETNIDVKVQARGPTEIPAEVTQ
- a CDS encoding DUF7680 family protein produces the protein MTPQLDPASAGTATEDAPASSFGSSVYGGRPTFALARRESQKGGAVTLYELLPSEQAAARRDRLERRGRSLRVEAFADVFEDSTDDVLTRWSWGEWAAVKVARLDGGRFRALVPLLQETLDGAGLDHTTVTGSGTGDVFLPETVGVRLALAFRGIKPIQRVDRMRAFCRGLARMSDEECYYWHAKCRAPSSPNGEKALRTLLTDHL